A section of the Streptomyces xinghaiensis S187 genome encodes:
- a CDS encoding DJ-1/PfpI family protein, giving the protein MSSTTVHLAVYDTLADWEFGYATAVLRESTYHRAPRRPVGVRTVSLGGAGRPVTTIGGVRIVPDMALEELRPGDSSLLIIPGARLWDAGDELAPFAGAARAFLDAGVPVAAICGGTAGLARVGLLDGRDHTSAVAEYLAHQPGYGGHDRYRDADAVRDRGLITAGPTEPVAFAREIATELDLMEPHVLDAWFRLYAASDPTAFPVLMSAAESAAADRSGDDTTGGIVNGTAETPHPGAESARVSAPGDSAA; this is encoded by the coding sequence ATGAGCAGCACCACCGTGCACCTCGCCGTCTACGACACCCTCGCCGACTGGGAGTTCGGCTACGCCACCGCCGTCCTCCGCGAGTCCACCTACCACCGCGCGCCCCGCCGCCCCGTCGGGGTCCGCACCGTCTCGCTCGGCGGGGCCGGCCGTCCCGTCACCACCATCGGCGGCGTGCGGATCGTGCCCGACATGGCGCTGGAGGAGCTGCGCCCCGGCGACAGCTCGCTGCTGATCATCCCGGGGGCACGGCTCTGGGACGCGGGCGACGAGCTGGCCCCGTTCGCCGGCGCGGCCCGCGCCTTCCTCGACGCCGGCGTCCCGGTGGCCGCGATCTGCGGCGGCACGGCAGGACTCGCCCGCGTGGGCCTGCTCGACGGCCGGGACCACACCAGCGCCGTCGCCGAGTACCTGGCCCACCAGCCCGGTTACGGCGGGCACGACCGGTACCGCGACGCGGACGCCGTCCGCGACCGCGGCCTGATCACCGCCGGGCCGACCGAGCCCGTGGCCTTCGCCCGCGAGATCGCCACCGAGCTGGACCTCATGGAGCCGCACGTCCTGGACGCCTGGTTCCGGCTCTACGCCGCCTCGGACCCGACCGCCTTCCCCGTCCTGATGAGCGCGGCGGAGAGCGCGGCGGCGGACCGCAGCGGCGACGACACCACGGGCGGCATCGTGAACGGCACGGCGGAGACTCCGCACCCGGGCGCGGAGTCCGCACGGGTGTCCGCTCCGGGGGACAGCGCCGCGTGA
- a CDS encoding GntR family transcriptional regulator — translation MPGSGSHPRGSAVTRNTLRQQIAEALRDEVLAGRLPAGQHVAVKEIAEQYGVSATPVREALVDLSAQGLVDLEHHRGFQVHRFTPQDFRDMVEARTLIVDGIFRHAVQRILDALTPAALRSLRRRADEAVRASRAGDLDVLIGHDLRFWRELGQLVGNPYIRDMLDRVRVQSWVFAVPYLRREADLAGRLWSGHGELADAVAARDEQAARLIITGYNDHSLELLDRFTARYGPT, via the coding sequence ATGCCCGGCAGCGGCAGCCACCCCCGCGGCTCGGCAGTCACCCGCAACACACTGCGGCAGCAGATCGCCGAAGCGCTCCGCGACGAAGTGCTGGCCGGCCGTCTGCCCGCGGGGCAGCACGTCGCCGTCAAGGAGATCGCCGAGCAGTACGGCGTCTCCGCCACCCCCGTGCGCGAGGCGCTGGTCGATCTCTCCGCGCAGGGACTGGTCGACCTGGAGCACCACCGCGGATTCCAGGTGCACCGGTTCACCCCGCAGGACTTCCGGGACATGGTGGAGGCGCGCACCCTCATCGTCGACGGCATCTTCCGGCACGCGGTGCAGCGCATCCTCGACGCCCTCACCCCGGCCGCCCTCCGCTCCCTGCGGCGCCGGGCCGACGAGGCCGTGCGCGCCTCCCGCGCGGGTGACCTGGACGTGCTCATCGGGCACGATCTGCGCTTCTGGCGGGAGCTCGGCCAGCTCGTCGGCAATCCGTACATCCGCGACATGCTCGACCGGGTACGGGTGCAGAGCTGGGTCTTCGCGGTGCCGTACCTGCGGCGCGAGGCGGACCTCGCGGGGCGGCTGTGGAGCGGGCACGGGGAACTGGCGGACGCCGTCGCCGCCCGGGACGAGCAGGCCGCCCGGCTCATCATCACGGGCTACAACGACCACTCCCTGGAACTGCTCGACCGCTTCACGGCCCGCTACGGACCGACATGA
- a CDS encoding SLATT domain-containing protein, which yields MSQPEMQPEGPPPKDGGRQGDLLGRPLPLGDWGEPAERLDELYRWVEERALRTSEWYLADRGWKRRGARLLRTGSALLATAGFSLPLLELTGAVGHGAAWGCAALVGAAACVVCDRYFGLTSGWMRNVATAQAVQRRLEALQFDWASESVREVLGPTEGTASEAAERCLSVLRRFSEDVSELVRFETADWMVEFRSGSAPLLTQSLVPWGRQEGRTVTRFQLPPGTRPNMPRQRPPEPPR from the coding sequence GTGAGCCAGCCGGAAATGCAGCCCGAGGGGCCTCCCCCGAAGGACGGTGGGCGGCAGGGCGATCTGCTCGGCCGTCCTCTTCCGCTCGGTGACTGGGGAGAGCCCGCGGAACGGCTCGACGAGCTGTACCGCTGGGTGGAGGAGCGTGCGCTGCGCACCTCCGAGTGGTATCTCGCCGACCGCGGCTGGAAGCGCCGCGGCGCCAGGCTGCTGCGGACCGGCAGCGCCCTGCTGGCCACGGCCGGCTTCTCGCTGCCGCTGCTGGAGCTGACCGGCGCGGTCGGCCACGGCGCGGCCTGGGGCTGTGCCGCGCTGGTCGGCGCCGCCGCCTGCGTGGTCTGCGACCGCTACTTCGGACTGACGTCCGGCTGGATGCGGAACGTCGCCACAGCGCAGGCCGTGCAGCGCCGGCTGGAGGCGCTGCAGTTCGACTGGGCCTCGGAGAGCGTCCGCGAGGTGCTCGGCCCGACGGAGGGCACGGCGAGCGAGGCCGCCGAGCGCTGCCTGTCGGTGCTGCGGCGCTTCTCGGAGGACGTGTCCGAGCTCGTGCGGTTCGAGACGGCGGACTGGATGGTGGAGTTCCGGTCCGGTTCGGCACCGCTGCTCACCCAGTCGCTGGTGCCCTGGGGTCGGCAGGAGGGCCGTACGGTCACCCGCTTCCAGCTGCCGCCGGGCACCCGGCCCAACATGCCCCGGCAGCGGCCGCCCGAGCCGCCGCGGTAG
- the purD gene encoding phosphoribosylamine--glycine ligase: MKVLVIGGGAREHALCRSLSLDPDVTALHCAPGNAGIAALAELHAVDALDGAAVADLAADLGAGLVVVGPEAPLVAGVADAVRARGIPVFGPSAEAARLEGSKAFAKDVMAAAGVPTARSHVCTTPEEVDDALDAFGAPYVVKDDGLAAGKGVVVTHDLETARAHALSCDRVVIEEFLDGPEVSLFAVTDGRTVVPLQPAQDFKRALDGDEGPNTGGMGAYSPLPWADPKLVDEVLDTVLQPTVDELRRRGTPFSGLLYAGLAITSRGVRVIEFNARFGDPETQVVLARLRTPLAGLLLAAATGDLADFPPLAWGGGAAVTVVVASHNYPGTPRTGDPITGLDAVAAEDEHAYVLHAGTRRDASGQVLSAGGRVLSVTATGPDLAAARDRAYRAVSRIRLDGSHHRTDIAAGAAAEAAEAAGAAQS; this comes from the coding sequence GTGAAGGTCCTCGTCATCGGCGGCGGCGCCCGCGAACACGCCCTGTGCCGCTCTCTCTCCCTCGATCCCGACGTCACCGCGCTCCACTGCGCCCCCGGCAACGCCGGTATCGCGGCCCTCGCCGAGCTGCACGCGGTCGACGCCCTCGACGGCGCGGCCGTGGCGGATCTCGCCGCGGACCTCGGCGCCGGCCTGGTCGTCGTCGGCCCCGAGGCGCCCCTGGTCGCCGGGGTCGCCGACGCGGTGCGCGCCCGGGGCATCCCCGTCTTCGGCCCGTCCGCGGAGGCGGCGCGGCTGGAGGGCTCCAAGGCGTTCGCCAAGGACGTCATGGCCGCCGCCGGCGTGCCCACCGCCCGCAGCCACGTCTGCACCACCCCGGAGGAGGTCGACGACGCGCTGGACGCCTTCGGCGCCCCCTACGTCGTCAAGGACGACGGCCTCGCCGCCGGCAAGGGCGTCGTCGTCACCCACGACCTGGAGACCGCCCGCGCGCACGCGCTGAGCTGCGACCGGGTCGTCATCGAGGAATTCCTGGACGGCCCCGAGGTCTCCCTCTTCGCGGTCACCGACGGACGGACGGTCGTCCCCCTCCAGCCCGCCCAGGACTTCAAGCGGGCCCTGGACGGCGACGAGGGCCCCAACACCGGTGGCATGGGCGCCTATTCGCCGCTGCCGTGGGCCGACCCCAAGCTGGTCGACGAGGTGCTGGACACCGTCCTCCAGCCCACCGTGGACGAACTCCGCCGCCGCGGCACGCCGTTCTCCGGACTGCTCTACGCCGGGCTGGCGATCACCTCGCGCGGCGTGCGCGTCATCGAGTTCAACGCCCGCTTCGGCGACCCGGAGACGCAGGTCGTCCTGGCCCGGCTGCGCACCCCGCTCGCCGGGCTGCTGCTGGCGGCCGCCACCGGCGACCTCGCCGACTTCCCGCCGCTCGCCTGGGGCGGCGGCGCGGCCGTCACGGTCGTCGTCGCCTCCCACAACTACCCCGGCACACCCCGCACCGGCGACCCGATCACGGGCCTGGACGCGGTGGCCGCCGAGGACGAGCACGCGTACGTGCTCCACGCGGGCACCCGGCGCGACGCGTCCGGGCAGGTGCTCAGCGCGGGCGGGCGCGTCCTGTCCGTGACGGCCACCGGGCCGGACCTGGCCGCGGCGCGCGACCGGGCCTACCGCGCGGTGTCGCGGATCCGCCTCGACGGCTCGCACCACCGTACGGACATCGCGGCCGGGGCGGCGGCGGAGGCCGCGGAGGCCGCAGGAGCGGCGCAGAGCTGA
- a CDS encoding N,N-dimethylformamidase beta subunit family domain-containing protein, whose protein sequence is MGTDHIRRWESGALAHAVTDPFGQGPLPWLRGSENYFDDTGRIVPWYVDPAVALDEPPGIPRPRRGSGSSSPRTADDVHQQIKGFVSTGAVAPGEALDFHIAVNPPQQFGVDIYRIGHYAGDGAAKITTSPRLSGIAQPAPLTADRTVSCHHWWLSWRLHVPSYWSTGAYVAVLTTADGYRSHVPFTVRDDHPADLLLVLPEVTWQAYNLFPEDGRTGASLYHAWDEQGRLLGEEDAAVTISFDRPYAGAGLPLHVGHAYDFIRWAERYGYDLAYADTRDLHAGRVDPSRYRGLVFPGHDEYWTVPMRRAAERARDGGTSLVFLSANTMYWQVELSPSASGVPDRLLTCRKRQGPGRSALWREQGAPEQQLLGIQYLGHVPEPHPLIVRNAGHWLWEATGAGEGDELPGLVAGEADRYFPRTALPEHTHRKLLAHSPYEDRAGALRHQETSIYRAPSGALVFASGTFAWSPALDRPGHTDPRVQRATANLLDRICKRD, encoded by the coding sequence ATGGGTACCGATCACATCCGGCGCTGGGAGTCGGGGGCCCTCGCGCACGCGGTCACGGACCCGTTCGGCCAGGGCCCGCTGCCCTGGCTCCGCGGCAGCGAGAACTACTTCGACGACACGGGCCGCATCGTCCCCTGGTACGTCGACCCGGCCGTCGCCCTCGACGAGCCGCCCGGCATCCCCCGGCCCCGCCGCGGCTCCGGCAGTTCCTCCCCGCGCACGGCCGACGACGTCCACCAGCAGATCAAAGGATTCGTCTCCACCGGCGCGGTCGCCCCGGGCGAGGCCCTGGACTTCCACATCGCGGTCAACCCGCCCCAGCAGTTCGGCGTGGACATCTACCGCATCGGCCACTACGCCGGTGACGGCGCGGCGAAGATCACCACCAGTCCGCGGCTCTCCGGGATCGCCCAGCCCGCGCCGCTCACCGCCGACCGCACGGTCTCCTGCCACCACTGGTGGCTCTCCTGGCGGCTGCACGTCCCCTCCTACTGGAGCACCGGCGCCTACGTCGCCGTCCTCACCACCGCCGACGGCTACCGCAGCCACGTCCCGTTCACCGTCCGCGACGACCACCCCGCGGACCTGCTGCTGGTGCTGCCCGAGGTCACCTGGCAGGCGTACAACCTCTTCCCGGAGGACGGCCGCACCGGCGCCAGCCTCTACCACGCCTGGGACGAGCAGGGCCGGCTGCTGGGCGAGGAGGACGCGGCGGTCACCATCTCCTTCGACCGCCCCTACGCCGGCGCCGGGCTGCCCCTGCACGTCGGCCACGCCTACGACTTCATCCGCTGGGCCGAGCGCTACGGCTACGACCTGGCCTACGCCGACACCCGCGACCTGCACGCCGGCCGCGTCGACCCCAGCCGCTACCGGGGCCTGGTCTTCCCCGGCCACGACGAGTACTGGACCGTCCCCATGCGCCGCGCCGCCGAGCGCGCCCGGGACGGCGGCACCTCCCTCGTCTTCCTCTCCGCCAACACCATGTACTGGCAGGTGGAGCTCTCCCCGTCGGCCTCCGGCGTCCCCGACCGCCTGCTGACCTGCCGCAAGCGCCAGGGACCGGGCCGTTCCGCCCTCTGGCGCGAACAGGGCGCCCCGGAGCAGCAGTTGCTCGGCATCCAGTACCTCGGCCACGTCCCCGAACCCCATCCGCTGATCGTGCGGAACGCCGGGCACTGGCTGTGGGAGGCCACCGGGGCCGGCGAGGGCGACGAACTGCCCGGGCTCGTCGCGGGCGAGGCCGACCGCTACTTCCCCCGCACCGCCCTGCCCGAGCACACCCACCGCAAGCTCCTGGCCCACTCCCCGTACGAGGACCGGGCGGGCGCCCTCCGCCACCAGGAGACCTCGATCTACCGCGCCCCCAGTGGCGCCCTGGTCTTCGCCTCCGGCACCTTCGCCTGGTCCCCGGCGCTCGACCGGCCCGGTCACACGGACCCGCGCGTCCAGCGGGCCACGGCCAACCTCCTCGACCGCATCTGCAAACGGGACTGA
- a CDS encoding phosphoribosylaminoimidazolesuccinocarboxamide synthase: protein MSGFVGKPEPVQVPGLVHLHTGKVRDLYRNEAGDLVMVASDRISAYDWVLPTEIPGKGRVLTQLSLWWFDLLADLVPNHVLSTELPEGAPADWEGRTTICRSLRMVPVECVARGYLTGSGLAEYERDRTVCGLALPEGLTDGSELPAPIFTPATKAAVGDHDENVSYEEAARRVGADTAARLRQTTLAVYSRAREVARERGIILADTKFEFGFVETGGGSGAAGEGGNELVGDRDLLLADEVLTPDSSRFWPADQWEPGRAQPSFDKQFVRDWLTSPASGWDRHGEQPPPELPAEIVERTAAKYIEAYERLTGTAWS from the coding sequence GTGTCCGGATTCGTAGGGAAACCCGAGCCGGTGCAGGTACCCGGCCTGGTACATCTGCACACCGGCAAGGTGCGCGATCTGTACCGGAACGAGGCCGGTGACCTGGTGATGGTGGCCAGTGACCGCATCTCGGCCTATGACTGGGTGCTGCCCACCGAGATCCCCGGCAAGGGCCGCGTCCTCACCCAGCTCTCCCTGTGGTGGTTCGACCTCCTCGCCGACCTCGTCCCGAACCACGTGCTGAGCACCGAACTCCCCGAGGGCGCCCCCGCCGACTGGGAGGGCCGCACCACGATCTGCCGCTCGCTGCGGATGGTCCCGGTCGAGTGCGTCGCCCGCGGCTATCTGACCGGCTCCGGCCTCGCCGAGTACGAGCGCGACCGCACGGTCTGCGGGCTCGCCCTCCCCGAGGGCCTCACCGACGGCTCCGAGCTGCCCGCGCCGATCTTCACCCCGGCGACCAAGGCCGCCGTCGGCGACCACGACGAGAACGTCAGCTACGAGGAGGCCGCCCGCCGGGTCGGCGCCGACACCGCCGCCCGGCTGCGGCAGACCACCCTCGCCGTCTACAGCCGGGCCCGGGAGGTGGCCCGCGAGCGCGGCATCATCCTCGCCGACACCAAGTTCGAGTTCGGCTTCGTGGAGACGGGCGGCGGGAGCGGGGCCGCCGGCGAGGGCGGCAACGAGCTCGTCGGTGACCGGGACCTGCTGCTCGCGGACGAGGTCCTCACCCCCGACTCCTCCCGCTTCTGGCCCGCGGACCAGTGGGAGCCCGGACGCGCCCAGCCGTCCTTCGACAAGCAGTTCGTCCGGGACTGGCTGACCTCCCCCGCCTCCGGCTGGGACCGGCACGGTGAGCAGCCGCCGCCGGAACTCCCCGCCGAGATCGTCGAGCGCACGGCGGCGAAGTACATCGAGGCGTACGAGCGGCTGACCGGCACGGCCTGGTCGTAA
- a CDS encoding response regulator transcription factor, protein MTGARFPEGTGGAEPEAGSADAGAADAGAANSGAPDSGPADTASAGAPVRVLLADDEHLIRGALAALLSLEEDLLIVAEAATGPEALAMARAHRPDVAVLDLLMPGIDGVAVATSLRSELPSCRSMIVTSYGRPGHLKRALAAGVRGFLPKTVSARRLAEIIRTVHAGQRYVDPELAADAISAGDSPLTAREAQLLELAADGAPVAEIARRAGLSPGTVRNYLSAAAAKLSAENRHTAVRIARERGWL, encoded by the coding sequence ATGACCGGGGCCCGATTCCCGGAAGGCACCGGTGGCGCGGAGCCGGAGGCGGGATCCGCGGACGCCGGGGCCGCGGACGCCGGGGCCGCGAACTCGGGGGCACCGGACTCCGGGCCCGCGGACACGGCGTCCGCCGGGGCGCCGGTGCGGGTGCTGCTCGCCGATGACGAGCATCTGATCCGGGGCGCCCTGGCCGCCCTGCTCTCCCTGGAGGAGGATCTGCTGATCGTCGCCGAGGCGGCCACCGGGCCGGAGGCCCTCGCCATGGCCCGGGCGCACCGTCCGGACGTGGCGGTGCTGGATCTGCTGATGCCGGGGATCGACGGTGTGGCGGTCGCCACATCGCTCCGCAGCGAGCTGCCGTCCTGCCGGAGCATGATCGTCACCAGTTACGGCCGTCCCGGCCATCTCAAGCGGGCTCTCGCCGCCGGGGTGCGCGGGTTCCTGCCCAAAACGGTCTCCGCCCGGCGGCTGGCCGAGATCATCCGCACGGTGCACGCCGGACAGCGCTATGTGGACCCGGAGTTGGCGGCCGACGCGATCAGCGCCGGTGACTCGCCCCTGACCGCCCGCGAGGCGCAGCTGCTGGAGCTGGCGGCCGACGGGGCGCCCGTCGCCGAGATCGCGCGGCGGGCCGGGCTCTCCCCCGGGACGGTGCGCAACTATCTCTCGGCCGCCGCCGCGAAGCTCTCCGCCGAGAACCGTCACACGGCGGTGCGCATCGCACGGGAGCGGGGTTGGCTATAG
- a CDS encoding sensor histidine kinase, giving the protein MFGPRGRWGKRSRIAQVDLYTRGSLYVMIWLIPPYMLFMLAATASKGLGGAVENGAAVLLALLAPAQAVSAVRLLRRGIDQYRGRSAVPRRETVAGAALMTAALVPVAVLAAGEALGDEGLPVLLASLTVIPFLAPYALLAPLRTVVLVEAGWLAAVLAGFAVAGVDRPLLAGTALGLVFSCAWSVFTVRCSVWMLAVMYELEESRTVQARLAVAEERLRFARDMHDVMGRNLAVIALKSELAAQLTRRGSAAAVDQMVEVQRIAQESQREVREVVRGYREADLHTELVGAGAVLRSAGIDCRIDDRHPGGLSPAARSALGWVVREGTTNVLRHAEARSCAIRVRPGRAPDGGRTTVLVMENDGVPDGGPGGPPRPDGGHPDTSAGANGGAGSGLAGLRQRLAEAGGTVTAGPLAGCGFRLTAEVPDGVTAPGGPETGAAAGAGAGADAEATRSMDGESSGRTPAGTGPGRTWPFRLRAGRWRPRWDGRGTEGTR; this is encoded by the coding sequence GTGTTCGGGCCGCGAGGCCGTTGGGGGAAGCGCAGCAGGATCGCGCAGGTCGACCTCTACACGCGCGGCTCGCTGTACGTCATGATCTGGCTGATCCCGCCGTACATGCTCTTCATGCTGGCGGCCACCGCTTCCAAGGGCCTCGGCGGCGCGGTGGAGAACGGGGCGGCCGTCCTGCTCGCCCTGCTCGCGCCGGCGCAGGCGGTGTCCGCTGTGCGGCTGCTGCGGCGCGGGATCGACCAGTACCGGGGCCGGAGCGCGGTGCCCCGCCGGGAGACGGTGGCGGGGGCCGCGCTGATGACCGCGGCGCTGGTGCCGGTGGCCGTCCTGGCGGCCGGCGAGGCCCTGGGCGACGAGGGCCTGCCGGTGCTGCTGGCGTCCCTGACCGTGATCCCGTTCCTCGCTCCGTACGCGCTGCTGGCGCCGCTGCGCACCGTCGTCCTGGTGGAGGCGGGCTGGCTGGCCGCGGTGCTCGCCGGGTTCGCGGTCGCCGGGGTGGACCGGCCGCTGCTCGCCGGTACCGCCCTGGGGCTGGTCTTCTCCTGCGCCTGGTCGGTCTTCACGGTGCGCTGCTCGGTGTGGATGCTGGCCGTGATGTACGAGCTGGAGGAGTCCCGGACGGTGCAGGCCCGGCTGGCCGTCGCCGAGGAACGGCTGCGGTTCGCCCGGGACATGCACGACGTGATGGGACGGAACCTGGCCGTGATCGCCCTCAAGAGCGAGCTGGCCGCCCAGCTGACGCGGCGCGGTTCGGCGGCCGCCGTGGACCAGATGGTGGAGGTCCAGCGGATCGCGCAGGAGTCGCAGCGGGAGGTCCGGGAGGTCGTCCGCGGCTACCGGGAGGCCGATCTGCACACGGAACTGGTCGGCGCGGGCGCCGTGCTGCGCTCGGCCGGCATCGACTGCCGGATCGACGACCGGCATCCCGGCGGGCTGTCGCCGGCGGCCCGCTCGGCGCTGGGCTGGGTGGTCCGGGAGGGCACCACCAATGTGCTGCGCCACGCGGAGGCCCGGTCCTGCGCGATCCGGGTACGGCCGGGGAGGGCTCCGGACGGCGGGCGGACGACCGTCCTGGTGATGGAGAACGACGGCGTGCCGGACGGCGGCCCCGGGGGCCCGCCGCGACCGGACGGCGGCCACCCGGACACCTCGGCGGGCGCGAACGGTGGTGCGGGCTCGGGTCTCGCCGGACTGCGGCAGCGGCTGGCGGAGGCGGGCGGTACGGTCACGGCCGGCCCGCTGGCCGGGTGCGGCTTCCGCCTGACGGCGGAGGTGCCGGACGGCGTGACCGCCCCCGGAGGCCCGGAGACCGGCGCCGCGGCCGGGGCGGGCGCCGGCGCGGACGCGGAGGCGACGAGGAGCATGGACGGGGAATCCTCCGGCCGGACCCCCGCGGGCACCGGGCCCGGCCGGACGTGGCCGTTCCGGCTCCGGGCCGGCCGGTGGCGGCCGCGGTGGGACGGACGGGGAACGGAGGGGACGCGATGA
- a CDS encoding ABC transporter permease, producing the protein MASVSATAARMTALGRAEFTLLLRNRTALFTALLMPVGMVWLISTSVAEADLGGTGLSAGGVTMTGGIGAVLILVVYTNLVAAYVARREELVLKRLRTGEPTDPEILAGTALPTAGLALAQCALLVVAGTALLDLTAPRRPELLVAGLALGVVLLSVLAAATAMVTRTVESAQVTVLPLMMVSFLGSGLVVPLELMPDRLADALGVLPFTPVVELVRTGWLGETAAGGGTVRALLLAVAWTALAGYAVRRWFRWEPRR; encoded by the coding sequence ATGGCCTCGGTGAGCGCGACGGCGGCGCGGATGACGGCCCTGGGGCGGGCCGAGTTCACCCTCCTCCTGCGGAACCGGACGGCGCTCTTCACGGCGCTGCTGATGCCGGTCGGCATGGTCTGGCTGATCAGCACCTCGGTCGCCGAGGCGGATCTGGGCGGGACCGGGCTCAGCGCGGGCGGGGTGACGATGACCGGTGGCATCGGCGCCGTCCTGATCCTCGTCGTGTACACCAATCTGGTCGCGGCCTACGTCGCCCGCCGGGAGGAGCTGGTGCTCAAGCGGCTGCGGACGGGGGAGCCGACGGACCCGGAGATCCTGGCCGGGACCGCGCTGCCCACCGCCGGTCTGGCGCTCGCCCAGTGCGCCCTGCTCGTCGTCGCGGGTACCGCGCTGCTCGATCTCACGGCGCCCCGGCGGCCGGAACTGCTGGTGGCCGGGCTGGCCCTGGGCGTCGTCCTGCTGTCCGTGCTGGCCGCGGCGACGGCGATGGTGACCCGTACCGTGGAGAGCGCTCAGGTCACGGTGCTGCCGCTGATGATGGTGTCGTTCCTGGGCTCCGGGCTGGTGGTGCCCCTGGAGCTGATGCCGGACCGGCTGGCGGACGCGCTGGGCGTGCTGCCGTTCACGCCGGTCGTGGAGCTGGTGCGGACCGGCTGGCTCGGTGAGACCGCGGCGGGCGGCGGGACGGTCCGGGCGCTGCTCCTCGCGGTGGCCTGGACGGCCCTAGCGGGGTACGCCGTGCGACGGTGGTTCCGCTGGGAGCCGCGGCGCTGA
- a CDS encoding ABC transporter ATP-binding protein has product MDSDARVIDVTDLRRRYGPAGRGGFDAVRGLTFSVARGELFALLGTNGAGKTSTVELLEGLAAPTGGRVRVLGRDPYRERPAVRPRIGVMLQEGGFPSDLTVAETARMWAGCTTGARPPGEALEMTGLAGRARVRVKQLSGGERRRLDLAMALLGRPEVLFLDEPTTGLDAEGRRETWRLVRGLRDAGTTVLLTTHYLEEAESLADRLAIMRQGRIVVSGTPAEVTASRPSRIRFLLPAGVAPGELPLSLRAAVGDDRWVEIRTDGLQESLGVLLRWAGERGLALDGLDARSASLEEAFLAIARSDAPADAPPDAPAGAAAEAASGAVRGRAGTKETTGTGVER; this is encoded by the coding sequence ATGGACAGCGACGCAAGAGTGATCGACGTCACGGACCTGCGGCGGCGTTACGGGCCCGCCGGACGGGGCGGATTCGACGCCGTACGGGGACTCACCTTCTCCGTGGCGCGGGGCGAGCTCTTCGCCCTGCTCGGCACGAACGGGGCGGGCAAGACCTCCACCGTGGAGCTGCTGGAAGGACTGGCCGCCCCCACCGGCGGACGGGTCCGTGTGCTGGGCCGCGATCCGTACCGGGAGCGGCCCGCCGTCCGGCCCCGGATCGGCGTGATGCTCCAGGAAGGCGGCTTCCCCTCCGATCTGACGGTGGCGGAGACGGCCCGGATGTGGGCCGGCTGCACCACCGGCGCCCGGCCCCCCGGCGAGGCCCTGGAGATGACCGGGCTGGCGGGACGGGCCCGGGTGCGGGTCAAGCAGCTCTCGGGCGGTGAGCGGCGGCGGCTCGATCTGGCGATGGCCCTGCTCGGCCGGCCCGAGGTGCTGTTCCTGGACGAGCCCACCACCGGGCTCGACGCCGAGGGGCGGCGCGAGACCTGGCGGCTGGTGCGCGGGCTGCGCGACGCCGGCACCACCGTCCTGCTCACCACGCACTATCTGGAGGAGGCCGAGTCCCTGGCGGACCGGCTCGCCATCATGCGGCAGGGCCGGATCGTCGTCTCCGGGACCCCGGCCGAGGTGACGGCCTCGCGGCCGTCCCGGATCCGGTTCCTGCTGCCGGCCGGGGTGGCGCCGGGCGAGCTGCCGCTGTCGCTGCGCGCCGCCGTCGGGGACGACCGGTGGGTGGAGATCCGGACCGACGGGCTGCAGGAGTCGCTGGGGGTGCTGCTGCGCTGGGCCGGGGAGAGGGGGCTGGCCCTCGACGGGCTGGACGCGCGCTCGGCCTCGCTGGAGGAGGCGTTCCTCGCCATCGCGCGCTCGGACGCGCCGGCGGACGCGCCACCGGACGCGCCGGCGGGCGCCGCGGCGGAAGCGGCCTCGGGAGCGGTGCGCGGCCGGGCCGGTACGAAGGAGACGACGGGGACGGGAGTGGAGCGGTGA
- a CDS encoding histone-like nucleoid-structuring protein Lsr2, which yields MAQRVVVTLSDDIDGGEAAETVMFGLDGKTYEIDLSTSNAKKLRGVLEPYVEAGRKRSRSGRTYRRTAVAPDPATVRAWARSHGMDVPPRGRIPKKVYEAFEAAS from the coding sequence GTGGCTCAGCGCGTAGTGGTCACACTCTCCGACGACATCGACGGCGGGGAAGCGGCGGAAACGGTCATGTTCGGTCTCGACGGCAAGACGTACGAGATCGACCTCAGCACTTCGAATGCGAAGAAGCTGCGGGGAGTTCTGGAGCCCTACGTCGAGGCCGGCCGCAAGCGGTCCCGGTCCGGCCGGACGTACCGCCGCACCGCGGTCGCCCCGGATCCGGCCACCGTCCGCGCCTGGGCCCGCTCCCACGGCATGGACGTCCCGCCCCGCGGGCGCATCCCGAAGAAGGTCTACGAGGCCTTCGAGGCCGCGAGCTGA